The DNA segment ATGCTCCGGCCAAACTAAAAGTACTGGCAAAAAAATATCTTGAAGTGGAACCTGCTACTTTTGAAGACACCACAGGCAAAAAGAAAGCCCAAGAAACTCCTATCGCAGTATTGGGGAAATATTGCTGTGCTGACTCTGATTACACTCTGAGGCTATTTCCTATCCTTGAAAAGAGACTGGAAAGGCTGGAACTGAGAGAAGTCTACGAGCTGGAGCTGAAAGTTCTGAAAGTGCTTCTGGGGATGGAGGTCACCGGGGTTTTAATTTCAGAGAGAAAGTTGAGACAGGCAAGAGAAAACGTTAGCCTGGATGTCCTTGACTATCAAAAACAAATACTCGAGCTGCTGGGAAAAGAAATAAATCTCAACTCGCCTTCCCAGCTGTTGGCCGCTCTGCAGGATTTCGGGATTTCAATCGAAAACACCCAGGAAGATACTTTGAAGCAATTAAAAGGGAAATATAAGATTATTTCTCTGATTTTAGAATACAGAAAAAAGATAAAACTTCTTAATACCTACCTGAAAGGCCTGCCCAGACACATTAAACCTTCAACCGGCAGAGTACACACAAGCTATAACCAGTTACTGACTGCAGGCAGAATCAGCTCTTCGTCTCCAAACCTTCAGCAACTTCCGAAAAGCAAAAGGGCAAAGGAACTTATCAGGGGCTCTCTGATAGCCTCTCCAGGATATAAGCTGGTAAGTATTGACTATAGTCAGATGGAGCTGCGAGTGCTGGCTCACTTCTCGCAGGAGCCTGAGTTGATCAGGGCTTATCTGGAAGGGGAAGACATTCACCAGAAGACTGCAGACCTTGTGAATATACCCAGACAGCAGGCAAAAATTGTTAATTTTGGCATAATTTATGGAATGACGCCTGTAGGGTTGGCCAGCACTCTTGAAATACCTGAAGAAGAAGCTGAGGATTTCATCGAGAGATATTTCAAAGCCTATCCAGAGGTTAAAGCCTGGAAATTTAAAACAGTTAATAAAGCCAGGAAAGAGGGGTTTGTCGAAACTATCTCAGGAAGGAAGCGGGCTTTACCAAGGCTGAATGATTCTACCCCCTGGAAGAGAAGAGCAGCCGAGAGAGAAGCGGTAAATACAGTGATTCAGGGGTCAGCTGCAGATATCATGAAAAAAGCACTGGTGCAGGTAGCTGAAGCAATGGAAATTTTTGGTGAGAAAGTCAGACTATTGCTCCCCGTGCATGACGAACTCTTAATAGAGGTAAAAGAGTCCCTCGTCTCTGAAGTAGTACCCATAATTATGAAAATAATGGCTTCTGCCTGGAGACTCAAGGTTCCTCTGGAGGTTGAAGCTGAGGTCGGGGACAACTGGGGGGACATGAAGAAGTTTCAGCCTTCTTCTGCCATTGTACAGATAGAAGTTTATAAGATTATTTTAGGCATAATCAGGAAAATTGAAAAACAGTATGGTACGGCGAAGCTTGGTGAAATTCTGGCAGAGACAGCAAAACACGGCATAAGCAAGAAAAGGATTAGCATAGCCCTGGAGCAACTTAGAGCAGAAGGTACAATCTATGAGCCCAAAATTGAGGAATTCAGAAGAGTCTGATTGGCCTGACCACAGGATGTTCTCCACCTGCCAGCCTGCAAACTTTCAATCAGCCCCTCTTCTGTGACGTTTGCTCTTTCTACAATTTCTTTTAATTTTGCTGGATTAAACAGGGCATACATTGCATCATTCAATCCTAGAATTATCAGTTTATTCTTTTCTGTTTTTTTAATAACACATGCGACTTCATCTTTTTTAATGTATGTAGAATAACGGCGAGGGGGTGGTAATATGATATTGTTTTCCTTCGCTACATCTCGAAGCAAAATATACTCATCTCTATTTCCTGCGAGCTTGCAATACCTGAGAATGCTTTTTTGAGATGTGAGAGATATCCCCTTCTCTTTAATCTCTTTCAGGCCTATTGTCAACCGTTCTCTCTTGTCTGTTCTTGCCCCTCTTGGGCCTTTTTTAAGAGGCGGGAGTTTGATTCCAGCTTTATTTGCAATTTCACGGAGAAACATATAGTTTCCCATTGTTTTCATCAGGCCGATTTCTTTAAGTATTTG comes from the archaeon BMS3Bbin15 genome and includes:
- the polA gene encoding DNA polymerase I, thermostable, which produces MEPATFEDTTGKKKAQETPIAVLGKYCCADSDYTLRLFPILEKRLERLELREVYELELKVLKVLLGMEVTGVLISERKLRQARENVSLDVLDYQKQILELLGKEINLNSPSQLLAALQDFGISIENTQEDTLKQLKGKYKIISLILEYRKKIKLLNTYLKGLPRHIKPSTGRVHTSYNQLLTAGRISSSSPNLQQLPKSKRAKELIRGSLIASPGYKLVSIDYSQMELRVLAHFSQEPELIRAYLEGEDIHQKTADLVNIPRQQAKIVNFGIIYGMTPVGLASTLEIPEEEAEDFIERYFKAYPEVKAWKFKTVNKARKEGFVETISGRKRALPRLNDSTPWKRRAAEREAVNTVIQGSAADIMKKALVQVAEAMEIFGEKVRLLLPVHDELLIEVKESLVSEVVPIIMKIMASAWRLKVPLEVEAEVGDNWGDMKKFQPSSAIVQIEVYKIILGIIRKIEKQYGTAKLGEILAETAKHGISKKRISIALEQLRAEGTIYEPKIEEFRRV